DNA sequence from the Salmo trutta chromosome 28, fSalTru1.1, whole genome shotgun sequence genome:
CTGCTCATTTGCAGATAATTTTGTACGGTGCAATAAATAATAGTACTTAACAAAACATTGTTGACCATTCAGGTGTAAATATTTTTTGACAGAAAAAAATGGcaatatcttttaaaaatatttgtaATTATTATTTGTATGATAACTAGTATGAAATATGTCGATAATTGTGTACATTTTCCATAATTTTCAccataattatacatttacaaaATGTACAGAATGGGATTATTATTCTGAAGGATTTCAAAAATCGTGACCCGGAAGTACTTAGTTATTCTTGCCCGCTTCACCTTCGGTTTGATTTTGCATACCTTGTTAGGAGTAAAGAAATAGCAAGTGGCTCAACTGAAGAGGCTACACAGCTCTCATTCGACTGAAAATGTCTAAACTAGATTTTTTGCGTGTGTTTTTAAATGAGCGATTAACTGCGGCTGCGGCGGAGATTTTTGGGGCCGTTGAGAAAACGGTAGTGGAGTACCAGGAGGAGAATCATCGGCTTCGTGGACTGCTGCGGATTACACCGGAGATAAAACTATGCAAACCAGGTTCGTATGTAGATATACTGATAGTTACCTATAGTTCTACTAAATTCGCATACTGTTTAGGCAAATAGAGATCACAATTCCCCCCCCCAAATGGACATTGTTTTTAGCTAGTTAATGTTCACCATTTGTTTTTCTTTATACAACGATGGATCTGATTCTGAATGCTGATAGCTTAAAACCACATTCCAATCaaaatgtattagtcacatgcgccgaatacaacaggtgttgagatcctaaccaaaaatgcagtttaaaaaaatacagataagaataagaaataaaattaacaagtaatttaaagagcagcagtaaaataacaatagtgagactatatacaagggggtactggtccagagtcaatgtgcgggggcaccggttagttgaggtaatatgtacatgtaggtagagttattaaagtgactatgcatagatgatgataacagagagtagcagcagtgtaaaagtggggggcaatgcaaatagtctgggtagccatttgattaggtgttcaggagtcttatggcgtggggtaccacttgccgtgcggtagcagagagaaaagtctatgactagggtggctggagtctaacaatttttagggtcttcctctgacaacgcctggtatagaggtcctggatggcaggaatcttggccccagtgatgtactgggttgtttgcactaccctctatagtgccttgcggtcagaggccgagcagttgccataccaggctgtgatgcaaccagtcaggatgctctcgatggtgtagctgtagaaccctttgaggatctgaggactcatgccaaatcttttcagtctcctgagggggaataggttttgtcgtgccatcttcacgactgtcttggtgtgcttggaccatgttagtttgttggtgatgtggacaccaaggaacttgaagctctcaacctagcGGTGTACAGCTGGTGTCTATTGCACAAGTTACCATCCAGCTAAATctgacattaaaatgcctatttactctggtCCATTTGACTgcgtaatccactgtctcatcagcccagccaggcaatttataaacttgatctccatcataaaagcatctagacatcaTCTCACATTTCCTTCagactaacatttcgttttcaacagtggagatttgtataaaccttgctgtctgtctctccgacatttgcaacattgtttcaatattcagaTTTGATCTCCAGCTGCCCCATAGTAATGGTGTCGGgatgagacaggcaggcagcttttctcagcccgtcgaaatcatgaatcagtatAATTtcatggatatatacaaagaacaatcaatagaaaacaggtaaaacaaaacaaagtgcagatagtttgctgtctttccagcttcagtttgaagtgattgtgttagttgtgttgttggctagctcctctgaaaaacagtgtcctgacgagaaagCATATTTTcaatgccaggcgaaatcgcacTTCATTAGCTCATTGTGTCGAAATAAAAGTCACTAGAAAACATCTTAACCAAATGCAGCtgctgttgttattctggctgcatgGTTTGATGTGACTGTATGTTAGccctagttggctagctagcaagcaagggataagaacgttgccagccagtatggcaatggaacactTACAATggacgactgggtcgcgtctctggcaactgaTAGAATGACCAGCCTGCTTgtgtagcaaccctagatttgtgtccgGACTACAgttgcaaagggtcagaaactttccggaaaatttccatgggaagttaagcccgggaattttgCGTCAATTCATTAAAAacgttagcttataacagtgaaccttttttgtggaatacacataaggcaattctaggtcttgtggcatattttggttaaactatccccaattcaatggaattgcaagcctctgcatgcacagtgcattcttccataacatgcacagctgattctcaagatcttgcacactaatgagatgctattgagcccacactacgaCACTATCTGacccaaggactacatgctttctggtaagttgagatactgggtggggtgaatatatttgaTATGACATACatcattttttgttaactagtaaatggtagcctacagcaaagtgtgtttaaataatttctaacttgttaacgaTTTCTGCTAGTtgatttttgctaccatgtgggttttagcttgcttgagcctgctaactgaggagtgttaattcacctgtttccatacatgttttatttaaaacatttatcttacaaaggagttgtttaatctaactgcttaactatttatctgtacatggaattgtatggTTTTCTTTTACACATTTTTGTCTAATCTTTACAGGAGAAtaccacgggcactatctgatgtgtggagacatttcactgcagctaatgtagaaggaaaagctgtgtacattttcaaatactgtgccaaatcatatgtgaagaatgacaaagatgcagaatcttctggccaagtgcataaagttccctcagcgctcacaacaagaaacctctgacaaaagtccctctacttctattcgaggtgaaaatgatgaatcaaacaccttatcgatagcaacagctcatggtcctcctggaatcagattttttgactcaatggaagaaagctgatgaatgtcttgctcgagttgtgtatgcaactggttcacctttgatgctcacaggcaatgcgtattggaagagatttctgaatgtttttCGCCCAGCATACGCCCAGCCCcgtcaagaggatcctcctggatgatgtattttgggagagagtggtaagcagcctgaaactcctgaaacctatagcagtagccattgcactgATTGAGGGAGACCacgccatcctgtctgatgttcagactctgtttgcagatgtaatagaagaaatccatactgccctgcccacttcactgttgctacaagcagaggaaactgcagttctgaaatgcatcaaaaagcgtgaagacttctgcctgaagcccatacacaccgcagcgtacatgttggaccccaagtatcctggcaagagcatcctgtctggtgcagagatcaacaaggcctatggtgtcatcactaccgtgtctcgccaccttggcctggatgagggcaaggttcttggcagtctggcgaagtacacttccaagcaagggctttgggatggagatgcagtcgtgccaacatatctcatcagccacctggtggaagggactttgtggatctgaagctctttcccctgttgccttcATCATCCTCCAATTCCCTCTAACATCAGCTgtctcagagcgcaactggtccttgtttgtgaacacacaccaaagcacgcaacaggctgactaattgaagggttgaaaaattggtggccatccgggcaaatttgaggctttttgaacctgacaacgagccatcctcaacaaggttggaaagggacagtgaagatgaggcctcagagtctgatgttcaaaaggtggacattgaggaggtccagggagaagacatggaagcctgagaggaagacaaccaaagctttagtttctacaCTATCAATTTAGATgtttgttgaaaatgtttttgggagatgtgatggatcattcaatgttcccttttgttgttcagtgaaatcatcccatgtgaagagtcaattCATTTAATTAAAGTAAAATTTGAAACGAAATAgtcatttttatttctattggaaggatttaatcatttgcaattatgtctaagaaacataaaccttttaccgtctccatatggtaaatatatccaatgcaaaaaacatttacatttaagtggtattatatacatttgcatatattcccgttaattcccaagGAAAGTTTttacctctgaatattccccaaaatgtgcaaccctagtcgggactatatatattttttgtgaaaatgtcaatcgttatttgaatatgttggtaatgcccgagaagccagtATTTGGGGGATATATTGGCACGATTTGCCAACACCCGTGCcagtatatcctccaaacaccggcttcttggGCGTTATCACTTAAATATGCAATTTTTCATGTGTGCCATtgcaaactgtcataaacaaatctcacaagtatCTGACACcgcaagctcccagctactatctaATCAACACAACATTGaacattgacattatcccacccctggttagccactattggcttaGAAACAAAAACCTATCTGCCAAttcatttccagcaatattgcccctgtctgtctgtggtgcgcATTTGTCTATCAATCCGTGTGTAGCCAGTTGATATAAGCATcttgtgggttgacagaaataccttccccaaaaccttctcaattaaatgttaactgcaaagtaggcttacctgtaTATCATTTGCatctattatttgttatttgcaaACTTTTCCATGAagtgagcagcagcagtacagaaccatAGCTAGACCTGCCCGTTCCTTTCTCGCcagatgcacaattaaaggggaattacactcAATAATCAATTTGTTCTTCCaaacctaaaaaaaaaatattctaatgTGATTTAACCATTGACATGGGTTCAGAACATCTAATATTgttgtttctctatgaacaatTGTAATTTTGAGAGTAGTTTGAATATGGAAACATATTTGATGGAAAAGAGATGTTGTATGTTTCTGgacgatgcaccatgctgccttgttgacaacatgaccaaGCGGTGCAGATTACTGTTCATTTGAGAAGGGCGCTCCTCCCTCACCGCTTTTGCCGGTTCATGTCACCGGGGTCATAGACGGGTGCCCTGTGGCTCAGCTTAGTCGAACCCGCCAAATGACAAGaggctgccatgtggggaatcgtaggtggcttgTTTCAGCTCGTTTAttttgttcttgataccatgtcttgttttgactgatatgtcaaatttgctagctagctaaccagcatCTGTAACGATGTgtttgagagacaagtgctcattgtgcaaaatTAGTTAAATGGTGTCAACAATCAAAGCCAACCctgtcggttttgttgctaaacaaccaacctgtctataCACCAATTCAGCTGTGAATGTGTAGCCTACAAGATTAAATGAACAACTGAAGCAAAAAGCGAATCATATGTGTATATTTAAAATAGGAATATAGTTTGTCATAAAAAGCATTTATATATGGCATGTCAATGTATACAGTCTAcctataagtattcaacccaaaTTGGATTTCAAAgattattttttttgtcactgatctacacaaaatactccacaatgtcaaagtgaaaataattctataaatgtttaaaaaaatgtaagaaaaaaatatattataaaaaaagaaaaagttcACAATCACATAAGTAGCAATAATAGatgttaacatgatttttaaatgactaccccatctctgtaccccacacatacaattatctgtaaggtccctcagtcatgtAGTGGATTTCAAGCACAGGTTAaatcaaagaccagggagcttttccataccttgcaaagaagggcaccgatttaGTATATTGGTAAACATGTAAAACGCGGACACTGAGtattcctttgagcatgatgaagatATTAATAATtgtacatttatttaacctttattttattagGGAATCATACTGAGACCAATGTCTCTTTTTTTATAGATGAATTACAGAAATTACACAcgtcaaaatataaatacaaaattcaagcagaaagaaaaacacggtCAAAAAAACTAACCCAtacatcagtaataaggtcctccaTCAGCTTTCTAAATtgacctagaggcaccagaacatcacatttaaGAACGTTTTGAAGATTGTTTCACAAATAAGCGGATTTACCTAAATCAGTAGAGACCGAAGGGAATTTCAAGacttagccatccctgagacccaGGGTGTGGTAACTCGTATGTCTAAAGTGTAGTTATGATGTTGGGTGCAGTGGGCCTTTTTGTAAAAGGgttgaaatgaaaacatagcCATGTATCAATCtacgtgacatcaaagagggccaaccaaatttctggtagagaatgcagtgagaCCGTTGCCCGTATTAAAAGTTCAGTGCGCTATGATAAATGGCATCTAACGGCTTTAATGAAGCGGCAGCTGCGCTCGTATAGATGATGTCACCATAGTCTAGGGCCGGTAGGAACgtcgactgaataatctgcttcctcCTATTTAGCGAGAGGCGGGTCCTATTTCTATAAAATAAGTCAATTTTTATACTCGTGTTCTTAACTAACGCATCAATATGCTTTTTTAAAAGACAGCTTTTCTTATATCCAGATTCCCAGGTATTGGTAAACAGGAACACGATCAATATGGGcaccatccaaagtacatatGCTTAAATTCTTAGTTATTTTTAGGCTTATAAAATgtggctttggatggtgtatcaatacacacagtcactacaaaaaaAACAGGTATccttgccagagaggaaggaaaccaggAATTTCAGcgtgaggtcaatggtgactttaaaacagagttgaatggctgtggtagaactgaggatggatcaacaacattgtagttactccacaatactaacctaattgacagagtgaaaaggaagcctgtacagaatacaaagattccaaaacacgcatcctgtttgtaacaaggcactaaagtaatactgcaaaaaatgtggcaaaggaattcactttttgtcctgaatacaaagtgttttgtttggtgcaaatccaacacaacacatcactgagtaccactctccatattttcaagcacagtggtggctgcgtcatgttatgggcatgggcatttccatgtaaaaggacccatgagcaccaacatgtttAAGTTCATAAGAGCatgtcaaatgaaatcaaatgaaGTCTATATTTTCTTTTAGAAATTTAAGACATTTTTCAATCATTTtccaattgaattggctacaatgagaAATCATAGTCACAAACTAGaattgggtcacctgctactatcctcccttccactggcatactgttatgttcagctcaactgttttctttctctttctgacaTCTGGTGGTCAAAACAAGACTGTGAAAACAGTCTGGAGAACCCCTCACACtccctctattttctctctctctccagtagggATGGGTACGGAAACACCGTATTAAACGGGCCCCGGGGCTAAATTATGAAAGACCGTAGTATTGATAAGCTCTTACGTTATCGGTTCTGCTTTCGGTACTGGAGAATTTAAGAAAATACATTTCCTATTTATTATTTCTACATAAACGTTATCTTGCACATTTTATCTCACCAACCGTTTCTAATTTGCAATAAGATGAAGACATTCGTCTATGATGCATTTTTGCAATCCAGAAGAGAGATCTCTCTCACGCGGAGCCTGTCTCTCACAcgctacagaacacacacacacacacacacaagaccctGCTCTTAATTAGGACGATGGCGGAGAGAACTAAATGTTCAAAGTGTGGTTACACATCACCAGAGTCAATGCTGACAATGTCTGTTGCCACAAATGCAACAAGACTTGCTCGTGTTTCCGCCCTTACAAGCAAATCTGTCCAAACATCTACGGAAAGTGCATCATGTGCAGAGAAATGCACACTTTGACTGCCTAGCTCGTAGTTCATCTCTCGCTGCCCGATCTCTGTTTAGGTATGTATGCTAGCAGCCTAGAGCCCACACACGGAGTTAACTAGATTATGCGAAAATGGGTTCATGATCAAAAGTAACCATTAGCCAGCTGATTATTTAGCTATGTTCATAAATTCAATCACCCATTTAAAGATGTTGCAACTTTTTTATTAAAGTTGCAGCTACAATGAACCAACCCACTCCTCCCTCTAATACTGCTGGTCCAAGCCAAAGACAAGCCCAAAGCCCCTTCACGCTGGCAGCTAGTGGGAGGATGACTGAGGAGAGGGTGAATGAGTGCCACCTAGCAGTGACCAAGTTCATAGTGAAAGGCTTACACCCCTTTGCAACAGTGGAGTCCAAGGGCTTTAGGTAACAGTCTGTCAGTACATAGAGTTGTATTCATGTTTAGGGAACCGTAGTATAAAAGGGTTGTATGTTAGTCCCATCACTCCACAATACACAATAATTAAATAATGATAGTTTTCATGTGTTGAATTCTCATTTTGTTTTACTGTAGGGAGATGAGCAAGGTACTCAACTCCAAATATACCCCTCCCTCCAGGAGTTACCTCGGTGACACATTCATTCCTACCTGGTATGGTGTAGAAAAGTGATCACTGAGCTGAAGGACGTGGCAAAGCTGGCCATCACATCAGATGGGTGGACCAGCCTCTGTCAGGACCACTACCTCACTGTTACAGTGCACTACACAAGCCAGGGCAGTGtaaaaacagaaggtcctccaccaGGGCGGTGTACAAATCGCAAACTGGCGAAGTAGTGGCAGAGGAGGTCTCCGACATTCTGGAAGAGTTTGAGATAGAGCCGAGCAAGATTGTAGCCGGGACTGTTGATAATTCTGGCAATATGGATGTTGCCATCAAGACGCTACACATCCTAAAAATAGGATGCTTTGTGCGCACATTGAATCTGGCTGTGCAGAAAATCTACTAAATGGGCAGCCTGAAGCAGAGCAGTGGTCGTGTGGTTCAAGAGATCCTCGATGTCCAAAACAGTCTTGAGGGAAAAGCAGCAGCTCCTTGGTAAGAAGCCAGTTCAATCTATTAAagtattattttgacatttccacATTTAACAATTTAATTCAATATTCAAGTGTGCGGTAAAAGAAGTGTAAGTTGTTTTTAATTGTTTCAGGCCTTCCGCAACACTCACTCATCCTTGATGTAGAGACCAGATGGAACTCGCTCTATCTAATGATAGAGAGATTCATGGAGCAGTATCCAGCGATCCAAGCAGCAGCCCTGGACCCACGGCTGCGAAAAGCAATGACCAAGGACAGCCTGGACCGTCTGAAGGACGAGGACTTCCATAAGGCTGGGGAGTTTGCCCAGCTCATGAGAATCCTCTATACATCCTCACTGTGTGTGTCATGTGACAAGAATGCCACCTGTGGACAGATCAAACCCATCCTCCAAAAACTGGAAGTGCACTTCACTGTGAAGCATGAAGATACAATGTTTGTGGCAACCATCAAAGAGAAGGTGTGGTAGAACCTCTCCGAGCGCCATCAGGATGAGGCCACATCAATGGACCCCAGATGTAAAGGGAGGCCGGTGAGTGACACCACCTGGGACAGGCTGAGGAAGGCAACTGTTGAGGCCAATGTGACAGGAGCAACACCAGGGCTGTCAGAGGAGTCGGAACAGACAGACACGGTGCACCAGCAACAGGAGTAGGAGAGGAAATGGAGTAGACAGTCCCTCCATTGTACAAAACAAGGAGTGCCTTGGAGGAGCTGTTCTCAGAGGAGGACAGGGAGTTGATGTTGATGATCCAACAGGACACCTCGTCCCTCACCCTCAGCGAGCGTGTTGACCTAGAGGTCGAGCTCTACAAAGGCCTGCCTCCCATTCCCATGGCTGAAGATCCTGTGATGTGGTGGTTGGAGAAGAGAGCTACTCTGCCCCTCCTCACAAGCATTGCAACAAGCTACCTCTGTGCTCAAGCCTCCTCCACCCCTAGCGAGAGGGTATTTTCTACTGCAGGGAACACAATAAGCTAGGAGATGCCCCGACTTCTGCCAGAGAAGGCAAATATGTTGATCTTTCTCCAGAAGAACTGCTAAGAACTGTTAGTCCTTCTGCAGCCTACCTGCATGCCCCACCTGTGTTGTTCTATACCACTATCTTTTCTTCTACAGGaaaatattgtttatttcatttgttttacattaCCATCATCACTACATTAGTCTATAATAGTGATTTGTTATTAAAAAA
Encoded proteins:
- the LOC115166219 gene encoding zinc finger BED domain-containing protein 4 isoform X3, whose translation is MSKTVLREKQQLLGLPQHSLILDVETRWNSLYLMIERFMEQYPAIQAAALDPRLRKAMTKDSLDRLKDEDFHKAGEFAQLMRILYTSSLCVSCDKNATCGQIKPILQKLEVHFTVKHEDTMFVATIKEKVW